tttagagtgctgaatgttaatttcaaagtccaggtaatcaggtcacctaacagtacccccttggtcgactttcgcacgggcgacagtcgattaggcagggcagcttacgtacgaagcgttgcaccaccctgcacccaggtgcgttcacgtcgcacacgctcggggcgaggcggcgatgcgccatagcggtctgtgcggattcgaggagcactaatgtttggcgtcacctttttgaaatgaaacttctttgctgattGGGCTAAAATTTTTGAGCATTATGAAAATTCCGATCGTATGCAGGGAATGGTTAGATACATTGTGGGGAAACTGGATTGAGGAGGAcaatagttaggtacatggtggggcaACCAGTGACTTGCATGCTTGCATACTTACATACTCGCATACTGCACACGTGCCTACTTGGCACTTCCATATTTTACACTTGTAAACTTTTATACCTGCATAATTTGCACTTGCACTCTTACATACTGACGACATCCGTCGTGCCTCCCTCAGTCGCTAAGGTCATTGTTGCCCATCGCCGTCCCTTTTGTTGATGTGCATCAGCAGTGAGCGAGTGCGAGTGTCAGTGCAGCggtccagtgtgtgtgtgtgtgtgtatgtgtgtgtgtgtgtgtgtgtgtgcagacaaGCGATAATCGTCCGTTTACAAGATGCGCCAACTAGATTCCCTCCACTGTCACACGGCGACAGCAGAGCATGCCTGTCACAGTTCCACCCCTTCGGAAATGGAGGTTGGGGAGGGCCCACTAATGCATGTCTGCCGGCACTGGAGGCAGTGCAAGTACGAGAGAAAGTAGTGGAAATGCTGACCGACAACTGTAGCAGCATGACGACCGCTACACCTACCTTGTGTGAGACGTCGCTTTGCAGACCAGGGTGTTGAGGCCAGAGAAACAGTTGTGAGACGTGGAGCTGTGGGCTGCTGACCACCTGGAGGACGAGGGATGTGCAGTCTAGAGCTGCTGGATTGCGTCGACTAGGAGAAGCAGGTACAGGTTGAGAACAGCCTCATCATCTAAGCCATCCCCTTTCCCCTGCCACTAATGCCCAATTCTACCCCTGAGATCGAGCCGAGTTCCAACCCACATCGACGACCACTGGGGGACAGACATTAATACTTTTACACTCGCATACATGCGCAATATCATGTTTTAGCACTTGTATActcgaatatatatattttttatctacgaccttagccaaagagaattatgtatctaatacataataataatcaagaagttttacttctgttgCATGTGGACTCCACACAAATTTTTTACACTTAGTGCATTTTTAAATTGTCCATATTTCTGAAATACtttcttaaaacacaataaaaaggaAGAGTTAATGTTCTTGATCTTCTTTTTATAGAATTAATATATTTCGTTCcgtgtttaatacatttttctgTGTTGCATTTGTTGAGCTTTTTTAGGTGACGTCTTTAATAAAGTTTTCTATGGTTAGTCATTCTTATGTGTCTGTTTGTTTACTAATATTGTAGGCATATGGTAAGGTGATTTAAAAATTTCTGTTTGAAGAAGGAAAGAAGTTATGTCGTATTCGACTCAGAAGTTAGCTGTAAGGGACAGTTTTGACGATGAAGATATCAGCGATGATGTTGAGGATGAGGTGTTCATTCGCGATGGGAGAAACGGCTTTCGGGCTGATGAAGAAAGAGGTGTCAAAAGACCTTTAATGGCACCAAAACGAAAGTCTAAGTCTGGCTTGTTACATTCTGAGCCATGTAAAAGAAATTCTTGGAGAAATTTCTGCATTCCGTGTTGCTACGGCATTCTTGCATTAACTGCATTAATAGGTTAGAAAGTTTTGTATATTAATTACTCTGTTGTATGATGTACTGTTTGTAGTCTTTTTTGGGGTTGTTATATTTTTAAGGACCACCTAAGGCAGAGATGGCATGTCGAGGCGCATTTATTAATTATAGATAATTTTGGAGTCTAAGGACACACATTTTCGTAAATAGGCTACAACTGGATatttatgtactattttttttcccGCAAGAATTGTGTTAAAGTTCCGTAATGCGTATCCCagttcatcccttgatcctgatggcatgatcctctatgcattgATCGTATGGTAAATTATGCTTGCTGTACTAATTTAGTATGTTGAAAGATCATGGATATAACATAAACTCACGATTTatcaatgaattatgatcgtaagttgaatacaaaTGAAAACAATTTCCAATAGACCTGCTGtggtttgtttgtattgtgatatatATGGGCGGGTGGAAGGCAAAGTGGCCTAAGTCAAAACACAAACTGTTGCGAAAAATAatgttaagtgaatttttttacaaaattgatacGTCTTGATTGATACTTCAATTGATTCTTTTACTATTATTTTCCCATAATTTCTGATATCATTTTTGAGTTTTTAACATAATTATACTCAATTCTTGAGCAGAAGAAaagaaactggaaaaaaaaaatttccatatcACTTTGCCTTTCACTTGTCCGTGTTTTGTCTCGTATTAAACATCTATTTTCATGGGGTTGCCAGTTCTCAGTCATTTGCAGAATTTGCCTTCAAAGGTTTATTTCAGAAGTTATCAGATAGTGCACACTATGCATTTGTGCCCTTCGCGATTGCTCCATTATTATTCGTAGAACCGTTTGTAAGAGGAAATTTGTGAAGCTAAAAGATATAAAGttggaaaaatttcaaattttaacagATGTATATCACATTTGCAAAAAATCTTTATTacttttcttttacaaaaaaaaattgatgtctgGAATTTAATTTTcaggttaatttatttatttattaaaaaaaaaaaagaatgattttcGAGACATGGCCTTTTGAGAATGACCAAGGGTCCTTTAGGAAAgttaaaaatcatttttgtaaatatcttTTTCTTGTCACAATCATTACTGATGGTTCATTTTGATAACCTATTTTCTGTCTTCTTTTCAGAAGTGTATGTATTTGGTTCGGCTTCAAAAGCATATCACTTAATACATGCCTTAGAATGATAAATTTCACCATAATTATTTACATACCATAATGCAAATGTGTGGTTAGTAGTTTACGGACAGTCACGCTAATCCGGATCCAGTTCGTTCGGACATCGGTTAATAAAAAAAGCaagatatttgttttgttttgttaatcctACATAAGTTCATCTGTGtatacagtagtattaaaactaaaataaacctctatgaaaaaaaaaggggggttgtctgtaaagtctctTTAAAGacgataattttattttgataacgtcataagaaaacattgatgaaaaattgcatacttacagttttttgcaaatttaatttaaataatttgtttaaatataatcacgaacaattatttaaaaagtcgccttaacctgtttgatgttatagaagattttcctcgcacggcggattggccggttcttgcacgctcggctcaggcggaacgtgacaaattttcgtgcgtgcagccggcgttcatcgatttataagatgttatcacgtcaaaaacattaatttttatagtttcaCTTATTCAAAACGTGTATAAATTCCGGTGGTCCGGAAGAGCGGGACTCGTGTGACGCAGGCCTGATCGCCGGCGCGGTGGGGCTGGTGCTGTGGCTGCCGCTGTCCATGGACCAGGTGGTGTTCTGGAAGCACCAGGTGTCGGCGGTGGGGGGCCCCCCCGCGGCGGGGCCCTGCCCGGGGCTGCAGGCCCGGGACGTGTGGGCCCGCCCCTTCCCCAAGCTAACGGTGGAGTCTGCCCTCGTGGCCGCCGACGTCACCGGGGACGGGGTGGCGGACGTGGTGGTGGGCTACGGCACGGGTGAGCGTCGGCAATCAGCGCAGCTCCTCTCTGCTTCAGAGTAGGCAGACAGGGTGTCTACAAGTCACGAAAGTCCCGAAAGTAACGAAAAAGTAACGAATTTTGATGCGAGGTCACGAAGTCACCAAAAAGTCACTGAATTCGGTTCATGCTCACGAAATTTTTTTCTATTGACGTattttcacgtgtatttattgGATACTAAGTGACTGTGTAATTGGCACAGCCGTACTTTTCTTTCTTTAGTTTGGTTTGGCCTGCGATAGAAGAACAAAGTGCTGAAATAAGATACCATGAAACGCAGTGGTGAAATTCAATGCTATGTCAAGCTGATTGTCGTGCTATGTTCGTTTTCGTTGTTTCGTTTTTTAGGACACAGGCCGTACGAGTCCAGCATTGCCTGACGTATGAAAAGTCTCGTATTTGTAAGAGGATTCAGAGGTTTTCAAACCATAGATGTTACAGTATACAAGGTATTTACAACTGGTTACTATAACGATGCTTTCCACCTCCGCGTCCATATAAGTATAGTAAATACACAATCTTCTCATTAGGATAacatgtcattttaaattttggtggtcATTGGTAGTTTTTAGGCATAATTGTTATGCCTaatgtgtaatattttttgtaaaagtttcaattattttagtcaaaagtacaaagtaaaaaaatatccgaaaaaaaaagtgttgccaTTTAGGTCAGTTAAAGTCACTGAAAAGGTCACTAAAAAGTCACTAAAATTGATTTTGTCACTTCTGTAGACACCCTGAAAGAGAAATAATTAAATGGCAAGGAGTTGTAGTTATTTGAATGAATTAGTATATCAGCATGTCTAGTTGCTCTCTGTTTTAAAGTAGAAAGAGAAATAAAAAGTTGCAAAGAgctttagttaaaaatatttgtaactgatcctaaaaaaaaatattgtaaatttttttttttagtatgttatGTTTTTCTTCttattgtaaattataatttatgttttattaaataattgattAATATTTGTAACATGCCCAGTGACAGTTGGAGAATGTTTGAGGTGTTCACGACTTACAGCCAGCCAAACAAACATTCACACAGAGAACATGAACAAACAGTGGACAATGCAGTCATCACCACATGCTGCTGATGCCACCTACAAGTAGGCTCTACATATTACGGCACCATGGACCCTTTTCCACCAGAAGAAGTTTGATTCAGAGAAATATCCTTCCTTTTTCATTTTGATCTGGATGCGTCCTGGAATCAATAACTGAATCAGGGCGTAATGTCTCGTTTTACACGGGGGCAATCAGGGACGATGAGAATGGAGCCCTGTCAGGATTAGTTGGCGGGGATGAAAAACCAACTACTCACGGAAACTCCAGATTGTTGGGGATCACTGTAGTTACGTTAAAGTCCCAAAATAAACAGTAACGGTTCTGGAAATTGTGAAACTTAAAATTTCCGAGGTGTGTTTTGCTGACTTGTGTTTTATATTTATGCAGATGTAATGTGTATAGAAggctacgattttttttttgtcacacacatcatgttttcatttattaaacGATCACGTAGTGAAACAAAATTATGCTTTTGATTCAAATGTGTAAGAATtccactaattatttttttttggggaaataattatttattaaaagaaaCCTGTTAAAGGAATTTTATGGTTTTAAGTTTTAGGTTTGtgatgtcttgaaacaaatgggttGTATCCTTGTGCTCTTGCATTTCTTGTGAGGTTTATGAACCCATCCTTAGAGTGATGGTATGAACTCGGTCAGAAAATatttgcctgttttttttttttttttttcctgccatgaataatttttcagttgtAATTGAAATAATTGACATACAGTTAGGTTGCTATTTGATAATACAGACATTTTTCTATCTTTGTTTTTATGAGTTAGTCAAACATAagatattacttttattttatgtgtgttttttaattttttttttttgtgtttgcagATTTTTCTCAGTTTCTGACTACTGGTTgaattttatgattttgtgttgaGTTATTATGTAAGTATAATTTCTTCTTGAACTGacactatatatttttactttttttaattttatttatgtagttGGTTTTGTTATGTTCTCTGTGGATTATTGCATGTGACATTCACTGACAAAAGAGacatgttatgttttttttttataaagtcacAATTTCTCCCTTTCTTGAAACAATAGTTTTATGCCAATATTAGTGTAGTACTTTAGAAAAactaaaattgcaaaaaaaatttaagacttgagaaataaaaattatggtaatttatgtttatgaaaaaaaaaattaaaagtttctaTTTATTATCCTTGTGGCAGTTGTTTTGATGGTTTTTCATAGCCATGTCCTTGATAGATGATCTGAGTTGTTAAGGTATTTTGTAATCATGTCTAGAACATTGGGTAACCTCTTTTAACGGTACCAGTAGAACTTTACCAGTAAATTACTTTACACCGTTAACTAGCATCCAGTTATGTGTGTAATCAGAAACTTAAATTGTTATTGAGTCTTCACTCACCTAAAATAGAAACCTTTCTTGTTTATGCCTGACGATGGGGGCAGATGGAGTTCCCAAGTCCCAAGGAGGACTGTTTTCATCCGCGCTGTGGTCTTTGCGTTGTTTTAGATTATCTGTTTCGTTTTATTGCTGTGCTGACATTATTTTGTCCATATTATTTCTTTAGTTTTAACATTTGATTTGTTTTGGTGCTGTCCAAGATTGTAATTTTCCTGAATTCACTTTTCTTGTTGCAACTGCCTCCTCGTCATCAGCCCGTTGTGTTCGTCTttgctgtaaattttttttactaaattcctTTCATGGATAtctctgtgctgtctaggcatgtaacatttgacatcagctgtttTTTTAGTTCGTTCTTTATTGTGTTTATGCCTTCATCTGTGTCGTCCATTCTTGAGATTTTTCTATGACAATCAGtttaaaccagcaatggcatatgtccatgaAATAATTATAAAGTAATGATGGATACAGATTCTGTTCTTGTCTTCTGAACACTAGACGATCCTTGGTTTATGATTTTCCACCAGAACTGTCAAAGTCAGCTCACGTAAGCAGAGCAGCTTCCGTTTGTTTACAAGTAGTTGTTCGAACACGAACTAATGTAAAGTAGTGACGTAGAACATATTTAAGCGCACTAGTAGTCAAATATCAACCACTCACTCTATTGAAACTCTTGACGTACAAAACgctacaatattttaataacttctCAGGGTGCCAGATGTGTCCACCCCAcacttttataaacatgtttatttgttaaagtatgaaatttgtaaaacaaaatattttgttcaaattTGATCCAACGATGATCTAACTAATGATTTACCCCACACCCCCATTCCATGTAGCGTAggcctaacattatttttcacccCACCCCACTCCACTCAGCATACAATAATTATCACTTGCACACATGCAGCGTATGTGCAATAGGAAGAAACTAAATTTGTTTGTGATGTTGAGCCAAGTGTTGCATCTCGTTGACATGTTGTTAGTCTGAGGGGGGAGGGTGGGGCAGAGCCGTGCCGAGGGAGGACAAGGGCTCACAGGGGCTCAGCTGCGGACCTGCCGCTCGCCGGGTGGTCATGTCTGTCGTGAATATTTGTGATGGAACGACAAACGTAAGAGAGGTATCACGCTAGGTTTACATAAATAGCCCTTAACCATTAGTAAGgacgataaaattaaaaaaaaaaaaagtaatcaacaTGGCAAGCGAGACCTAGCCTTTAAGACGCGAGTATTTGTTTTATGCCGTGTCATAATTTGAGTACGCAATACCTTGCGTAATTCACTTGCGTACTTGACGGATCCTGATGGGTtcaatgtttggcctcttcaAATTGTTTTAGCCAGCCCAACAGTTTctttacatcatcatcatcatcattatttaaattgattgGAAAAAGCCACGTTTAACTGTAATTAGTAATTTTCAACCTTTTATTTCTGTCACACGAATTTACGGCAGTCTACTTTATGAATCTACCTTTGTTCCGTAGTAATGATGGGCATTTGGTGGTACAAGCGAGTATTCCGAGGTGCTGTTATGCTGTAAGAGGTAGCGACGTAGGCGTTGACTTTTGTTGCAAAACTACTTTATTTTACATTTCATATTGCAGCAAAGGTCCTTTAATCCAACACGTTCAGAACTACGGCCATGCCAGATCAGCGATTTTTATATTGAAGTTCAGTGTATTTTTTAGTgggaattatatttaaaacatatcgTTATAAGGAGTGCAAATATGAAGTACACGCGAGTGTTACAGAAGAATCCTGTGTTAAAGAGCACAAACCGTGTTGTGCTAGAAACGGAAGTGGGTAAAGGGTTTCACCAGGTTTTATCACATTACGTGCACGTGAAATCATGAGGGAATTTGGGCAGCGTGTGCGCGCGTCAGGGAGGAAATAATGTTACGCCCTCCAGAACACCTTCACCTCCCCTCTCCCCGTCCCAGTTTTGTCTGCCGCCGTCGACGGCCATGTTGTGtgatgtcacggccgccatcttgattccaAGTGTTTGCTGCCAGGCGGCGTTAGTGTCGACTGCTGGTGCTGGCCGTCTCGGATGATGTCACAGGTGGTTTTGGGAAGAGCTCCAAGTGCGGTTGTTGTTGCGAGAATCGTTATTTCGCCGAGCTGATTGAGAGCTGGAACCGGCGGCAGTTGTTGATGTGGAAGTCGACGGCCTCTTGTCCGTGGTGGTGGCAGGCCTGGACGGGCGGGAGGCGCCCCCCGTCGCCTGCGAGCTGTACCTGGGGCGGAAGCCGCCCTGCTCCGGAGGCGTGATGGCGCTGGACGGCACCTCGGGGACTGTCGCCTGGCGCCACTGGACCGAGCACTCGGTCTACTCCGTGGACTGCGGGGCCGACCTGACGGCGGACGGCGTCCCGGACTGCGTGGCCGCCGGCCGCGGCGGGGTGGGTGCTCCCTTGTCCGTGAGCGTCTGTCCGTCGATCAATCACGTGGACTCAAGCCGGTCAGAGTGTCCGAAAAGTGCAGTCCCTGTGTCCATCGAAAACttcccaagctttaactttcgacggatggACAGATTAAATTATGACCTCAAAAATGTTAGCAAGGTATTGCCAGAAACCTTTACAATCTTAAAAGGTtttgaagtttatttattttgtttagccacttatatgaatgtttttaactttgttttaaaacacaatttaaagtttgatgtttgattaaaaaattaatcgaGACACAGTagtgtaattaattatgtatcattaaaaaaaacaacagaaaatacatATTGATAAATATCAGgcaaaaaaaattgagttaaatGATTTATAAGATCCTATCTTCCATGATCGTCAGTCTATTCCTCCTATACAAGACAAGTTTTCACCACTATGTAAGCTATATAGTCTGTTGGAAATGTCAAAATGGGAAAGTATTTGACAGACATGTGGAGCACATTGTGAATCGCTCAAATTTTTGCAGACGGTCAGTTAGCGAACGAATGCAATGAGCCATTGAGAGTCCACCTATAGATTCACGATGATGTAGACCCAATTTTCACCTTAATCTTGTTGGCGTGTGTAACAATGGAAAAATTAGCAGACAACATTCAAATACATATTTCTTTATATGTATTCTGTGGAGCCACAATGGTTGAGAGGTGTTGGATCGCTTGCCTTCTGCCAAGGGAATCCGAGAAATGTGGAAGATCAAACAGTGAGCAAGTGGGCTCTCTTGGGGCTTTCCCATTTCCCCCTCCCATTCATTCTCACAGTGCACTGTTCTCATCTTGTCACCACTCCTTGTCCGTAATGACCCTGGCGTCTACTTGACGTTACGTCCTAGTTCGTTCATACACATTTGGTATCCCAGCAGggatttcttattaaaattatgGAATGTTAATCTGTAACTGGACGTAGTTGTGAGGTTTATCATGATGATAATGAGTCCTCGTTTCTCCATCCCGAACGCAGTGACGTCAGATATCGTCATCGTGATGGATGCTGCAACGCTTCAGTGGTAGTTCTCAATTGTCTTCCGCAATGTGGGGGTGAAGGACGAACATGACTCCTAGTCCTGAAACGGAAGGAATATTTTCACAACTGAAAATTCCCGACCCAGCCTCGAATCATACTCCTGACTTCTGATCCACCAGTCAGGAGTCACAGACCAAACGGCCTGCTGGCTAGGGCAGTGTGCTAATCGCGagaagatttccagaccagcagagtgttaaaactttgtagcattatctgtgtgtggtggttggctgggtttatgtCAGGCATGTgtccactgtcagcacaccaatcgtaGCCAtcgagtgcggaagcaaatggcccggccaaacagggcaaaaAGCTTCTCTTGCAGgtggtcgccaatcacaaggaaacaatcacTCGAGTCTGTCTCACTCTTACActgcagtacagagcaaatggcacccactgttgccagattgttaCTAATGTgctcattaaaattaaattttgtattttgtataccATTAAAGTaggtttaaattttgttatttttttatttctttatttttctaaGACAATAAATTAGTGTCTTTGATAGTATTATAGTTGTATAgtttctgaaagaaagaaaaatatatccATTCAAAACTGTCTAATGAGTGATCAGattattttgcaataaatatGTGCCCTATGTATAGGTAATAAATAATTGGATCACTTTGTGCATAGAAAACTCGGACATGCCAAGTGTTATGAGCAATATGTCATCTGTGTCCGCCATGACTAACATTTTTCTTTTCAGGTTTGGccaaatgaaataaattgttaggTTTTGGGGCCACAAGTTTTTTTACTGCCCTGCGTGCATGCTTTCTGCGTCTGGGAACTTAAATACATTCGTGGGGTCGGTGACGTTCAGGAACACGACGTGTGACGTGCTGTGTGTGCCTTTGATTGCCAAGCCATCAGTCCCTCTCTTCCTGAACACATGTGCGGGCAGTGGCAGATGGGAGAGATAGCTTTTACCGTCCGCCCGCGGTCGCTCGGCCATTGCCAGGGCGACATCGCCTGCGTCTCCGGTGGTGTGGagttctcagaagtggctagcgATTCCAAGAACCACATCCTTTCCTGCGTCAACTCCAGGCCCTCAGAAAATGTATAAAAGGCAGTCCCTTGGTCCTGCAGAGCCCACTACATCAAGCCAGTTGGCctatctaactggtggggagcttcactcccccgccgaattaggtacacgtcaCTTTtgtagcattacacaacctaccagcgcacacacaggccttTGTGCCAGACATATCCGACAAGACTCGTACCCCgcccgtcgattcaaatgattcttcaccagtgtggggttcACCTGAATTACAATGCACTTAGTGAGTTGAAGAAACTctggtttctggcctcgcccatgcttactgccccggatggcaatatgatgaatcggcggctgCAGAACTAGATGGTGTTTAGGAAACAACACAAGGCAGCCGAGCTAGCTCACCGCGCCACTCTCAGTTTCGGCAGCCAAGGTGAATCATCGTGCAGAGAGTGCTGCTGAGGCCGTAGTAGCTGACGAGTGGACAGTCGTGGGGAGTGAAGGAGGCAAGGACAGTATAGTTGTATCTAGGATCTGACGAGCTACAGACCGTAGCAGTAATAGAAGTAGTAGATGTCCTAAACTAGTGTGTAAGGGGAGGCTGTCGACCCACGCTTTTCATCTAGCTAATAAACCTAGTGATATCTTAAATCTCACCTGCTCCACGAGGAGGGACCATCGTTCGAGGTGGCCTTCAGATTGAGTAAACACCTACTAATGCCATTCTCGCACTGAAACAGGAGCAAGAAACACCTATAGCGTACCCTGGCTCTTTCAGCGGCACCCAGTCTCAGGTATTCCCAAAGTTCCCCATGACAAGGCCCCATGGGTCTACGAGAAAGTTCGAGACTGTGCCACAGCAGAGCGGAGACGGAGCATGACTATTCCTGGTCCCGCACAAGTTCGCCTTCAGCCAACCCCAGCTCTCACGCCCAGGAGGTGACCAGAGAACAACCAATACGTGAGAACTCCCTGACACGAGATTTCTTCTTTGGGGACACCCACCTGAAATCATTCGGTCTTTCCCCCAGATACCACCCTGGAATCTCCAGTAAGCCGGAGCTAGTATCTCCCCTCACCCACAAGCCCAGTGGTACTTTTCGACCACATCTTGTAAAATAGCATTAAAAATTGCACGTCTGGTGTTAATTCCAAAAAACAAAGAAACCATTTCCCTGTGCCAAACATTTCATTATCATCATGAGTTCGCTGCATTTTCCATAATTCCATTGCTTATTGTGAAATTTTCCAGTTTGCATATTGTTATGCCATCAGATCAGAATTTCAGCCATTCTGCTGTGCACTATGcttgtgtcaaaaaaaaaaacaactaattttgataattttgaatgaTTGGTGCATTTAAATTGGCGCTGTGCACATTTTAAACTGTATTGAAAATGACTTTCAACCTTCACGTTCGTGAAGGTGATCTACAACAGCTTCCAGGCACTTTTAATGCGATCAGATGTTATTCATATGTAATTGAAAGTGTTCGGGATCAAAGGGAGTATAAATGACAAACTGTTTGTTTTcagtattcacacaggcctactaATTCTCTgcgttctctctctctcatctctctctcATCTCTCTCATCTCTCTCATCTCCCTCTCATCTCTCTCTCATATCTCTCTCATCTCTCTCATCTCTCAtctctctcatctctctctcatctctctctcatctctctctcatctctctctcatctctctcatctctctctcatctctctcatctctctctcatctctctctcttctctctcatctctctctcATCTCTCTCATCACTCTCTCATCTCTCTCATCACTCTCTCATCACTCTCTCATCTCTCTCTCATCTCTCATCtctctctcatctctctctcatctctctctctctcatctctcTCATCTCTCTCATCTCCCTCTCAtctctctcatctctctctcatctctctcttctctctcatctctctcatatctctctcatctctctcatctctctctcatctctctctcatctctctcatctctctcatctctctcatatctctctcatctctctctcATCTctttcatctctctctctctctggaggTCGCGTCTCGT
The Bacillus rossius redtenbacheri isolate Brsri chromosome 14, Brsri_v3, whole genome shotgun sequence DNA segment above includes these coding regions:
- the LOC134538862 gene encoding uncharacterized protein LOC134538862 isoform X2; its protein translation is MSYSTQKLAVRDSFDDEDISDDVEDEVFIRDGRNGFRADEERGVKRPLMAPKRKSKSGLLHSEPCKRNSWRNFCIPCCYGILALTALIGLIAGAVGLVLWLPLSMDQVVFWKHQVSAVGGPPAAGPCPGLQARDVWARPFPKLTVESALVAADVTGDGVADVVVGYGTDFSQFLTTG
- the LOC134538862 gene encoding uncharacterized protein LOC134538862 isoform X1, whose translation is MSYSTQKLAVRDSFDDEDISDDVEDEVFIRDGRNGFRADEERGVKRPLMAPKRKSKSGLLHSEPCKRNSWRNFCIPCCYGILALTALIGLIAGAVGLVLWLPLSMDQVVFWKHQVSAVGGPPAAGPCPGLQARDVWARPFPKLTVESALVAADVTGDGVADVVVGYGTGERRQSAQLLSASE